One part of the Cytophagales bacterium genome encodes these proteins:
- a CDS encoding site-specific DNA-methyltransferase, giving the protein MNIDLIKFNTNEKLSEYFVKEYSINNKPIPISFRDLIPKLNNIGKYTHLIHSYPAKLIAHIPNFFLNNNYFSKKGDVVLDPFCGTGTVLLEALISGRNAIGADANPLAQLITKVKTTYLTAEILQYYLGLIIQSYKRLRNPEIPDIINRDFWFPLENQKKLGLIKRAIKETTNDEIQDFFLVCFSNCVKKVSYADPRVAVPVKLNPKRYPEGSAKNKKALKRIKDIETIDVFALFETICINNIHRISNLQRFYNKVNAKVISDDARKLTKGIGVSERIENESVDLIITSPPYAGAQKYIRSSSLNLGWIGMVKPNELKFLDKKNIGRENYNKYELKKIETGISSADMLLEKVYSINKLRAYIVGNYLIELMPALNESIRVLKKNSYLILIVGNNKVSNFEFNTQQYLTEYLISRKLSLEFKLIDDIKSYGLMTKRNKTADIISREWILVFKK; this is encoded by the coding sequence ATGAATATTGATTTAATAAAATTTAATACTAATGAAAAGCTTTCAGAATATTTTGTGAAAGAGTATTCTATAAATAATAAACCTATTCCTATAAGTTTTAGAGACTTAATACCTAAGCTAAATAATATTGGTAAATATACTCATTTAATTCATTCTTATCCTGCTAAACTTATAGCACATATACCAAACTTTTTTTTGAATAATAATTATTTTTCAAAAAAGGGAGATGTTGTTTTAGACCCATTTTGTGGTACAGGAACAGTATTATTAGAGGCTTTGATTTCTGGTAGAAATGCAATAGGTGCAGATGCGAATCCCTTAGCCCAATTAATTACGAAAGTTAAAACCACCTATCTTACTGCTGAGATATTACAATATTATTTAGGACTAATTATTCAAAGCTACAAAAGATTAAGAAACCCGGAAATTCCTGATATAATAAATAGGGATTTTTGGTTTCCTTTGGAAAATCAAAAAAAACTAGGACTAATTAAAAGAGCTATCAAAGAAACTACAAATGATGAAATACAAGATTTCTTTTTAGTTTGTTTTTCCAATTGTGTTAAAAAGGTTAGTTATGCTGATCCTAGAGTGGCTGTGCCAGTAAAACTAAACCCTAAAAGATATCCTGAAGGAAGTGCCAAAAACAAAAAGGCTTTAAAAAGAATTAAAGATATCGAAACTATTGATGTTTTTGCGTTATTCGAAACAATTTGCATAAATAATATTCATCGCATTAGTAATCTTCAAAGGTTTTATAATAAAGTTAATGCTAAAGTTATTTCAGATGATGCAAGAAAATTAACAAAAGGTATTGGAGTGAGCGAACGCATTGAGAATGAATCCGTTGATTTAATTATTACATCTCCGCCTTATGCTGGTGCCCAAAAATATATTCGCTCTTCAAGTTTAAATTTAGGGTGGATAGGAATGGTAAAGCCAAATGAATTGAAATTTTTAGATAAAAAAAATATTGGCAGAGAGAATTACAATAAATATGAACTAAAAAAAATCGAAACAGGCATTAGTAGTGCAGATATGCTATTAGAAAAAGTATATTCTATTAATAAACTTAGAGCATATATTGTTGGAAACTACTTAATAGAATTAATGCCTGCTTTAAATGAATCTATTCGTGTTCTAAAGAAAAATTCGTACCTTATATTAATTGTTGGAAACAATAAAGTGAGTAATTTTGAATTTAACACGCAACAATATTTAACTGAATATTTAATTTCAAGAAAACTTAGTTTAGAGTTTAAGCTCATAGATGATATTAAATCATACGGACTGATGACTAAGCGCAATAAAACTGCAGATATTATCTCTAGGGAATGGATTTTAGTATTTAAAAAATAA